One stretch of Thermanaerosceptrum fracticalcis DNA includes these proteins:
- the phoU gene encoding phosphate signaling complex protein PhoU, producing the protein MTTRHSFDESLVELQQQILRMGSLVENMISSSVESLARQDVKLAEKVIDMEKEIDLLEMEIEQRCLKLIATQQPLAKDLRRITAGFKIITDLERMADYSHDIAKVTIRLSGQPLIKPLIDIPRMSVLAQKMVKDALDAYVKEDVELAYQMCKDDDMVDQIYSQIFRELLTYMMEDPRTISQATYLLFVGRYIERIADHATNIGERVIYLVTGEKKELND; encoded by the coding sequence ATGACTACCAGGCATTCTTTTGATGAGAGTTTAGTAGAGTTACAGCAGCAGATACTGCGCATGGGCAGCCTTGTGGAAAACATGATCAGCAGTTCTGTGGAATCTCTGGCCAGGCAGGATGTAAAACTGGCCGAAAAAGTCATCGATATGGAAAAAGAAATTGATCTCCTGGAAATGGAGATTGAACAGAGATGCTTGAAGCTGATTGCCACCCAGCAGCCTTTAGCCAAGGATTTACGAAGGATTACGGCCGGTTTTAAGATCATTACCGACCTGGAGAGGATGGCCGATTATTCCCATGATATCGCCAAGGTGACCATACGTTTAAGCGGGCAGCCCTTGATCAAACCGCTCATTGATATCCCAAGAATGAGCGTTCTTGCCCAAAAAATGGTGAAGGACGCCCTGGATGCCTACGTAAAAGAAGATGTAGAACTGGCGTACCAAATGTGTAAAGATGACGACATGGTTGACCAGATCTATTCCCAGATTTTCCGGGAGCTTTTAACCTATATGATGGAAGATCCCCGGACCATCAGCCAGGCTACTTATCTTCTCTTTGTAGGCCGGTATATTGAGCGGATTGCGGATCATGCCACCAACATCGGTGAACGGGTGATTTACCTGGTCACAGGGGAAAAGAAAGAACTGAATGATTAG
- a CDS encoding DivIVA domain-containing protein — protein MLTPLDIHNKEFKKGFRGYDVDEVDEFLDEVIKDFETLYKENMELKDQLQKHRDHLNRYKEMEETLRNTMVLAQKMADEARRNADKEVDLIIWEAKKKAEQIINSAHEQVIQATAKLEELRAFEKQLYVKLKSFLNTQLELLESEHLNTSPACVTEETKEYRDHGFTVEFAGD, from the coding sequence GTGTTAACTCCCCTGGATATCCATAATAAAGAGTTCAAAAAAGGATTTCGTGGTTATGACGTGGATGAGGTTGATGAGTTTTTAGATGAAGTGATCAAGGATTTTGAGACTTTATACAAAGAAAATATGGAGCTTAAAGACCAGTTGCAAAAGCACCGCGATCATTTAAACCGCTATAAAGAGATGGAAGAAACTTTGCGGAATACCATGGTCTTAGCGCAAAAAATGGCTGATGAAGCCAGGAGAAATGCCGATAAGGAAGTAGACCTCATTATCTGGGAAGCGAAAAAGAAGGCGGAACAGATTATCAATAGTGCCCATGAGCAGGTAATCCAGGCTACGGCGAAATTGGAGGAACTTCGTGCTTTTGAAAAACAGCTATATGTTAAGCTGAAAAGCTTTCTCAATACACAGCTCGAACTTTTGGAAAGTGAACATCTTAATACAAGTCCAGCCTGCGTAACCGAGGAAACAAAGGAGTATAGGGACCATGGCTTCACTGTGGAATTTGCAGGAGACTAA
- a CDS encoding YggT family protein: MTWLIPYVRIAFEVLDWLIIIRVLLSWVRHDPYNPIFRFIYEITEPVLAPFRRLMGGRMVVDFSPIVAIFVIQLVEMLVIDLLRTL, translated from the coding sequence TTGACTTGGCTGATTCCCTATGTACGCATTGCTTTTGAAGTCTTGGACTGGTTAATCATCATCAGGGTGCTCCTGTCCTGGGTTCGTCATGACCCCTACAACCCCATTTTCCGCTTTATTTATGAAATCACCGAACCGGTACTGGCGCCCTTCCGCCGGTTGATGGGGGGGCGAATGGTTGTGGATTTCTCCCCCATTGTGGCCATTTTTGTGATCCAGCTGGTAGAAATGCTGGTGATTGACCTTTTGAGGACCCTTTAA
- the proC gene encoding pyrroline-5-carboxylate reductase, protein MKNIGFIGGGAMGEAILAGLIRRGVEPETLLVSDLSHERLECLKNKLGVKTTVDNKDVVRHGEVIILAVKPQNIMDALKTFASVLTPDKLLISIAAGISTSFIEEVVPLGCKVIRVMPNTPALINAGTTVLAGGKFVTQEDLAVAEEIFKAVGSVTILPEKMLNAVTGLSGSGPAYVYVVIEALADGGVLAGLPRDVALKLAVETVQGAARMVQETRLHPGQLKDMVTSPGGTAITGLAQMEKAGLRGIIMETVLAATSRSQELLKK, encoded by the coding sequence TTGAAGAATATTGGCTTTATCGGCGGCGGTGCCATGGGCGAGGCGATTTTAGCAGGTCTCATTCGTAGAGGTGTGGAGCCCGAAACTTTATTGGTAAGCGACCTTTCCCATGAACGGCTGGAATGCTTAAAGAATAAATTAGGTGTAAAGACAACTGTTGACAATAAAGATGTGGTCCGGCACGGCGAGGTGATTATCCTGGCCGTAAAACCCCAGAATATCATGGATGCTCTCAAAACTTTTGCCTCTGTTTTGACTCCCGACAAATTACTAATCTCCATTGCTGCGGGTATTTCCACTTCCTTTATTGAGGAAGTAGTACCCTTAGGCTGTAAGGTAATACGGGTCATGCCCAATACCCCTGCTTTAATCAATGCGGGAACCACTGTGCTGGCGGGTGGAAAGTTTGTCACCCAAGAAGATTTGGCCGTAGCTGAAGAAATCTTTAAAGCAGTGGGCAGTGTGACTATCCTGCCCGAAAAAATGCTTAATGCTGTTACGGGTTTAAGCGGCAGCGGACCCGCTTATGTTTATGTAGTGATTGAAGCCCTGGCCGATGGCGGCGTTTTAGCCGGTCTGCCGCGGGATGTGGCCCTCAAACTGGCTGTTGAAACTGTACAGGGGGCCGCCCGCATGGTCCAGGAAACCAGACTCCATCCCGGACAACTGAAGGATATGGTAACTTCCCCCGGCGGTACGGCCATCACAGGTCTGGCCCAAATGGAAAAAGCGGGGTTGCGGGGTATTATCATGGAAACGGTTCTGGCAGCTACCAGTAGATCCCAGGAATTATTAAAAAAATAA
- a CDS encoding YggS family pyridoxal phosphate-dependent enzyme — protein sequence MESIRENMQSIQQLIETTCRKSGRNPGEVKLVAVSKNFPVNIIMEAYQAGQRMFGENRVQELIQKVPQLPPDIEWHLIGTLQRNKVKYIIDKVSLIHSVDSLALAQEISKRALKAGVTANILLQVNISQETSKSGFSEEELLQNIKEISVLPGIKIKGLMTIGPLVAEAEEVRPIFRRLKELSVEIDGMKLPQVEMKELSMGMSDDFTVAVEEGATFVRIGSRIFGPRNYEEGGEEHEGFR from the coding sequence ATGGAAAGTATCAGGGAAAACATGCAGAGCATCCAGCAACTTATTGAAACCACCTGCAGAAAGAGCGGCAGGAACCCTGGAGAAGTTAAATTAGTAGCTGTTTCCAAGAATTTTCCTGTAAATATAATAATGGAAGCTTACCAGGCGGGGCAGCGTATGTTTGGTGAAAACAGGGTGCAGGAACTTATTCAGAAAGTCCCCCAGCTGCCGCCCGATATTGAATGGCATCTCATTGGTACCTTGCAGCGGAACAAAGTAAAATACATAATCGACAAAGTAAGTTTAATTCATTCCGTAGATTCCCTTGCTTTGGCCCAGGAAATCAGTAAAAGGGCGCTAAAAGCGGGAGTAACCGCAAACATCCTGTTACAGGTTAATATTTCTCAGGAAACAAGCAAATCAGGGTTTAGTGAAGAAGAATTACTGCAAAATATCAAGGAAATCTCTGTTTTACCGGGAATAAAGATAAAGGGCCTCATGACCATAGGTCCTCTGGTTGCCGAAGCCGAGGAGGTGCGGCCCATATTCCGCAGGCTAAAGGAGCTGTCGGTAGAAATTGACGGGATGAAACTTCCCCAGGTAGAAATGAAGGAACTCTCCATGGGAATGAGTGATGATTTTACTGTGGCTGTGGAGGAGGGGGCGACTTTTGTAAGGATAGGCAGCAGGATTTTTGGCCCCAGAAATTATGAAGAAGGAGGAGAAGAGCATGAAGGTTTTCGATAA
- a CDS encoding DUF167 domain-containing protein, translating into MASLWNLQETKEGLQFKIKVQPRASKNEIAGLQEDALKIRLTAPPVEGEANAACIRFIAQKLGIATSRVTIVSGHTGRNKIVLVEGVNKEQLLQQLGL; encoded by the coding sequence ATGGCTTCACTGTGGAATTTGCAGGAGACTAAAGAAGGTCTACAGTTTAAGATAAAGGTACAGCCTAGGGCCAGTAAAAACGAAATCGCCGGTCTGCAGGAGGATGCTTTAAAGATTAGATTAACGGCTCCGCCCGTTGAGGGGGAAGCCAATGCGGCCTGCATCAGGTTTATTGCCCAGAAGCTGGGGATAGCCACGAGTAGAGTAACTATTGTCAGTGGGCATACAGGACGAAATAAGATAGTGCTTGTTGAAGGTGTAAATAAGGAGCAGTTGTTGCAGCAATTAGGCCTCTAA
- the ileS gene encoding isoleucine--tRNA ligase, whose product MSKEVQNKYNDTLNLPQTEFPMRGNLPQREPEILQKWEEMKLYEIVQKATAGKPKFILHDGPPYANGNIHLGHTLNKVLKDIIVKYRSQNGYDAPYVPGWDTHGLPIEQQAIKAMGLNRHATDPVEFRRHCREYALKYVGIQREQFKRLGVRGDWENPYVTLNPEFEAVQIGVFGDMAKKGYIYKGLKPVYWCPHCETALAEAEIEYGEKKSASIYVKFPVIQGNGLLGQDDTYFVIWTTTPWTLPANLAVCVHPELDYNLLVVGQERYIVAKELQENFLEVLGKPEAYVEETFKGEELEGIICSHPFFDRQSVVILGEHVTTEQGTGCVHTAPGHGVEDFEVGKKYNLPVLSPVDNTGKFTKEAGKFAGMFIEDANKAITAELKEQDKLLSLGFIKHQYPHCWRCKNPVMFRATEQWFASIDGFREAALKAIEEVKWIPAWGEERIHNMVADRGDWCISRQRTWGVPIPIFYCKECNKEIINDATISHLQELFKEHGADVWWAREAKDLIPEGLACPECGAKEFRKETDIMDVWFDSGSSHFAVLETRPDLVWPADLYLEGSDQHRGWFNSSLSTSVAVRGVAPYKAVLTHGFLVDEQGRKMSKSLGNGIDPLEVIEQMGADILRLWVASADYRSDVAASPNILKQIAEAYRKIRNTCRYLLGNLYDFEPEKDAIPYEKMVDIDKWALFKLHKLIKRVTEAYENYEFHTVYHSIHNFCAVDMSAIYLDIIKDRVYTAKAQSMERRSAQTVIFEIITALVKMLTPILAFTTEEIWQYLPYKNKAETVQIAGWPELKAEYIDSDLEAKWDKILEVRDFVAKPLEEARRAKLIGHSLDAQVNLYANEEWYQFLEPLKEDLATIFITSGVVLHKGDGTGEVYTSEDLPGLAAKVEKAPGVKCERCWIYSETTGQDAEHPGLCKRCADVLR is encoded by the coding sequence ATGTCCAAAGAAGTACAAAACAAGTATAATGATACCCTCAATCTACCCCAGACGGAGTTTCCCATGCGGGGGAATTTACCCCAGAGGGAACCGGAAATCCTGCAAAAATGGGAGGAAATGAAACTTTATGAAATAGTCCAGAAGGCTACGGCCGGGAAACCTAAGTTCATTCTCCATGATGGACCTCCCTATGCCAATGGGAATATCCATTTAGGCCATACCCTGAATAAAGTATTAAAGGATATCATTGTTAAATACCGCAGCCAAAACGGGTATGATGCTCCCTACGTTCCCGGCTGGGATACCCACGGTTTGCCCATCGAACAGCAAGCCATAAAAGCTATGGGTCTGAACCGGCATGCTACCGACCCTGTTGAATTTAGGAGACACTGTAGGGAATACGCCTTAAAGTATGTGGGCATTCAGCGAGAACAATTTAAACGCCTGGGGGTACGGGGAGATTGGGAAAATCCTTATGTGACCCTGAACCCAGAATTTGAAGCTGTCCAAATTGGTGTCTTTGGCGACATGGCGAAGAAGGGGTATATCTATAAAGGCCTGAAGCCTGTCTATTGGTGTCCTCACTGCGAAACGGCCCTGGCCGAAGCAGAAATCGAATATGGTGAAAAAAAATCGGCCTCCATTTATGTCAAGTTTCCTGTTATTCAGGGGAATGGTCTTTTGGGGCAGGATGACACTTATTTTGTGATCTGGACCACTACTCCCTGGACTTTGCCCGCCAACTTGGCGGTGTGTGTGCACCCTGAACTGGATTACAATCTCCTGGTAGTGGGTCAAGAAAGATACATTGTGGCCAAGGAACTGCAGGAGAATTTCCTGGAAGTCTTGGGTAAGCCTGAAGCTTATGTGGAAGAAACCTTCAAAGGGGAAGAACTGGAAGGAATCATCTGCAGCCATCCCTTCTTTGACAGGCAATCTGTCGTTATTTTAGGAGAACACGTAACCACGGAACAGGGCACCGGCTGTGTCCATACGGCGCCGGGTCATGGTGTGGAGGACTTTGAGGTTGGCAAGAAATATAATCTTCCTGTCCTTTCTCCTGTTGATAATACAGGTAAATTTACGAAAGAAGCGGGTAAATTTGCCGGCATGTTTATCGAGGATGCCAATAAAGCCATCACGGCGGAGTTGAAAGAACAAGACAAGCTTCTGTCCTTAGGGTTTATCAAGCACCAGTATCCCCACTGCTGGCGCTGCAAAAATCCCGTGATGTTCAGGGCCACAGAGCAGTGGTTTGCCTCTATTGACGGTTTCCGGGAGGCCGCCCTCAAAGCCATTGAGGAAGTAAAGTGGATCCCGGCCTGGGGAGAAGAGCGCATCCACAATATGGTAGCCGACCGTGGCGACTGGTGTATCTCCCGGCAGCGTACCTGGGGTGTGCCCATTCCCATCTTCTATTGTAAGGAATGTAATAAAGAGATAATTAATGATGCCACTATCAGTCATTTACAGGAACTCTTTAAGGAGCACGGTGCCGATGTATGGTGGGCCAGGGAAGCCAAAGACTTAATTCCTGAAGGCCTTGCCTGCCCTGAATGCGGCGCCAAAGAATTCCGTAAAGAGACGGATATCATGGACGTTTGGTTTGATTCCGGTTCCAGCCACTTTGCCGTCCTGGAAACCAGGCCTGATTTAGTCTGGCCTGCGGACCTTTATTTAGAGGGCAGTGACCAGCATCGGGGCTGGTTTAACTCCTCCCTCTCCACTTCCGTAGCCGTCAGGGGAGTAGCCCCCTATAAGGCTGTTTTAACCCACGGTTTTTTGGTTGACGAACAGGGAAGAAAGATGTCCAAGTCTCTGGGGAACGGTATCGATCCCCTGGAGGTCATTGAACAGATGGGGGCCGACATCTTAAGGCTCTGGGTAGCTTCCGCCGATTACCGTTCTGATGTGGCAGCTTCACCCAACATCCTCAAACAGATAGCAGAAGCTTATCGCAAGATCCGCAATACCTGCCGCTACCTCTTAGGCAACCTCTATGACTTTGAACCAGAGAAAGATGCCATACCCTATGAAAAAATGGTAGATATCGATAAATGGGCCCTTTTTAAATTGCATAAGCTGATCAAACGTGTGACCGAGGCCTATGAGAATTATGAATTCCACACTGTTTATCACAGTATCCATAACTTCTGCGCCGTGGATATGAGCGCCATCTACCTGGATATTATCAAAGACCGGGTGTATACGGCTAAGGCTCAATCCATGGAAAGAAGAAGTGCCCAAACTGTAATCTTTGAGATCATTACCGCTCTGGTGAAAATGCTTACTCCTATTTTGGCCTTTACCACAGAAGAAATCTGGCAATACCTGCCCTACAAGAACAAGGCCGAGACTGTACAGATTGCAGGCTGGCCCGAGCTCAAGGCAGAGTATATTGACAGTGACTTGGAAGCCAAATGGGATAAGATTCTGGAAGTAAGAGACTTTGTGGCCAAACCCCTGGAAGAGGCGAGGCGGGCCAAGCTCATCGGCCACTCTTTAGACGCTCAGGTGAATCTCTATGCCAATGAGGAGTGGTATCAATTCCTGGAGCCTCTAAAAGAAGACCTGGCTACTATTTTCATTACTTCCGGAGTAGTACTCCATAAAGGCGACGGAACAGGCGAGGTTTATACCAGTGAAGACTTGCCCGGTTTAGCTGCCAAGGTGGAAAAAGCTCCCGGAGTAAAATGCGAGCGCTGCTGGATCTATTCGGAAACCACAGGACAGGATGCCGAGCATCCCGGCCTCTGCAAGCGCTGTGCCGACGTTTTGAGGTAA
- a CDS encoding cell division protein SepF: MKVFDKILDVMGFTEVREEVVVTEETSSPLYENAEVRNRKSRGQVVPFNAGSNKDQIKVTLVEPTTFDDTQQIADSLKNKRTVIINLENVDFALARRIIDFVGGTAYALGGTLQKIGSGIIIAVPNNVDISGDINDLTQPKEVFAWISRINQGTELRRFER; encoded by the coding sequence ATGAAGGTTTTCGATAAGATACTTGATGTCATGGGTTTTACAGAAGTAAGGGAAGAGGTTGTTGTTACCGAGGAAACCAGCAGCCCTCTCTACGAGAATGCTGAGGTCAGAAACCGTAAATCCCGGGGACAGGTTGTGCCTTTTAACGCCGGCAGCAACAAGGACCAGATAAAGGTCACTTTAGTTGAACCAACTACTTTTGATGATACACAGCAGATAGCTGACAGTTTAAAGAATAAACGGACTGTCATTATCAATCTGGAAAACGTGGATTTTGCCCTGGCCAGGCGCATTATTGACTTTGTGGGGGGGACGGCCTATGCTCTGGGAGGTACCCTGCAAAAAATCGGTTCAGGCATCATCATTGCCGTACCCAATAACGTGGATATTTCCGGCGATATTAATGACCTGACCCAACCCAAAGAAGTCTTTGCCTGGATCAGTAGAATTAACCAGGGAACGGAACTAAGGAGGTTTGAACGTTGA
- the pstB gene encoding phosphate ABC transporter ATP-binding protein PstB, whose protein sequence is MQRQEKIRTRGLNLFYGEHHALKDIDLNVRTHSITALIGPSGCGKSTFLRTLNRMNDLIDGVRIIGEVSIDDENIYQPNVDVVALRKKVGMVFQRPNPFPMSVYDNIAYGPRIHGLKDRRKLDEIVEKSLKGAALWEEVKDRLHKPALGLSGGQQQRLCIARLLAVEPEILLMDEPTSALDPISTLKIEELVQELKREYTIVIVTHNMQQAARISDFTAYFLNGEVVEYDTTDVIFTNPRDQRTEDYITGRFG, encoded by the coding sequence ATGCAACGTCAAGAAAAGATTAGAACAAGAGGTTTAAATTTATTTTATGGTGAACACCATGCCCTGAAAGACATCGACCTCAATGTTAGAACCCATAGCATTACGGCATTGATCGGACCATCTGGTTGTGGAAAATCCACTTTTCTGCGTACCCTTAACCGTATGAATGATTTAATAGACGGTGTTCGCATTATCGGAGAAGTGTCCATTGATGATGAGAACATCTATCAACCCAATGTAGATGTGGTAGCCCTGCGCAAAAAAGTGGGTATGGTTTTTCAACGGCCTAATCCCTTCCCCATGTCGGTGTATGATAATATTGCCTATGGACCCCGGATTCATGGTTTAAAAGATAGAAGAAAATTAGATGAAATAGTGGAAAAAAGCCTGAAAGGTGCTGCTTTATGGGAGGAAGTAAAAGACCGGCTCCATAAGCCGGCTTTGGGACTTTCCGGTGGACAGCAGCAGCGTTTGTGCATTGCCCGCCTCCTGGCTGTGGAACCGGAGATTCTGTTGATGGATGAACCAACTTCCGCTTTAGACCCCATTTCCACTTTAAAGATTGAAGAACTGGTGCAGGAACTAAAAAGGGAATATACTATTGTAATTGTGACCCACAACATGCAGCAGGCAGCCCGTATTTCCGACTTTACAGCCTATTTTCTAAACGGTGAAGTGGTTGAATATGATACTACTGATGTGATATTTACCAATCCACGGGATCAACGGACAGAGGATTATATTACGGGTCGTTTTGGTTAA
- the pnpS gene encoding two-component system histidine kinase PnpS, whose amino-acid sequence MAHSFAKGNFIPTIFITTDDELGQLCDTMHMMGSTLNSNIKETLKEKDRMETILASMVEGVLAFDQVGRLMLINKAAEEMLGVTWEEAKERYFLEILRNHQLADLLKKGLADGTRQVIEIKLTPGDTEYYRVYITPIQGKGERLQGAVMVLRNVTKLRQLEQMRSEFVANVSHELRTPLTSIKGYVETLLDGAMEDKELSQKFLKIMEAETDRLNRLITDLLFLSRLETGRVEVAKKSIETRQMLDKVVNVLTPVAQRKDIVIKTYIYPQAHTIYGNQDMLEQVLINLLDNAIKYSHDKGSVLVEVSPHEQGTAIKITDQGIGIPADSLPRLFERFYRVDKARSRQVGGTGLGLSIVKHIVERHRGQVQVESEEGKGTTFTVILPNS is encoded by the coding sequence ATGGCCCACTCCTTTGCTAAAGGAAACTTTATCCCCACCATTTTCATCACCACTGATGATGAATTGGGCCAGTTGTGCGACACCATGCACATGATGGGTTCTACCTTAAACAGTAATATCAAGGAGACCCTCAAAGAGAAAGACCGGATGGAGACCATCCTGGCCAGTATGGTGGAAGGGGTTTTGGCTTTTGACCAGGTTGGCCGTTTAATGCTGATCAATAAGGCAGCGGAGGAGATGCTCGGTGTTACCTGGGAGGAAGCCAAAGAGCGGTATTTCTTAGAAATACTGCGTAACCACCAGCTGGCAGACCTCTTAAAAAAAGGATTAGCTGACGGTACCAGACAAGTCATAGAGATAAAATTAACCCCTGGTGACACTGAATATTACCGGGTTTATATTACCCCTATCCAGGGGAAAGGAGAGCGTTTACAAGGTGCGGTTATGGTGCTTAGGAATGTGACGAAACTTCGCCAGCTGGAACAAATGCGCAGCGAATTTGTGGCCAATGTATCCCATGAGCTTCGGACACCGCTCACTTCCATCAAGGGGTACGTGGAAACCCTGCTGGATGGGGCTATGGAGGACAAAGAACTAAGCCAGAAGTTTTTGAAAATCATGGAAGCGGAAACAGATCGTTTAAACCGTTTGATTACGGATCTCCTATTTCTTTCACGCCTGGAAACTGGCCGGGTGGAAGTAGCCAAAAAGTCCATTGAGACCAGGCAGATGCTAGATAAGGTTGTGAACGTTCTTACTCCCGTGGCTCAGCGTAAAGATATTGTCATTAAAACTTATATTTATCCCCAGGCCCACACTATCTATGGGAATCAGGACATGCTGGAGCAAGTACTGATCAACCTCCTAGATAATGCCATTAAATATTCCCACGACAAAGGTTCTGTCCTGGTGGAGGTAAGTCCCCATGAGCAGGGGACAGCCATCAAAATAACGGACCAGGGGATTGGTATTCCTGCCGACAGTTTGCCCCGTCTGTTTGAGCGTTTTTACCGGGTGGATAAGGCCCGCTCCCGTCAGGTGGGGGGGACCGGTTTGGGGTTATCCATCGTGAAGCATATTGTGGAGAGACACCGGGGACAAGTCCAGGTGGAATCTGAAGAAGGAAAAGGAACCACTTTTACAGTGATATTGCCTAACTCCTAA
- a CDS encoding RNA-binding protein, protein MPKTREEILRQLKTEEEKQFVARLLDKMRLLEKKQQSQVTDFADPHLLGVAEKILEHCGDFSWESYGGHPYAERRRIVLSPDYLEMSLDAAQITLLACYGDFSSVKVTHRDFLGALLSTGIKREKLGDIWLVPQGCVTAADREIANFLLYEPLKVKGVPLEIKELAPEQFSLPEREGKSITTTVPSLRLDAIAAAGFGTSRTRISREISAGKIKVNWQETTKTDHLLKEGDVLSGRGRGRVLVQEISGTTHKGRIKVTLQRFV, encoded by the coding sequence ATGCCGAAGACTCGTGAGGAAATCCTGCGGCAGCTTAAGACCGAGGAAGAGAAACAGTTTGTGGCCAGGCTCCTGGATAAAATGAGACTGTTAGAGAAAAAACAGCAGAGCCAGGTCACCGACTTTGCTGACCCTCATTTGCTGGGGGTAGCGGAAAAAATTCTAGAACATTGTGGGGATTTCAGCTGGGAAAGTTATGGCGGACATCCTTATGCCGAAAGGAGAAGGATTGTTTTATCCCCGGATTATTTGGAAATGAGCCTGGATGCGGCACAAATCACTTTACTGGCCTGTTATGGAGACTTCTCTTCCGTGAAGGTTACCCACCGGGACTTTCTAGGAGCCCTTTTAAGTACAGGGATCAAACGGGAAAAACTTGGTGATATCTGGCTGGTTCCCCAGGGATGTGTGACTGCGGCAGACAGGGAAATAGCTAACTTTTTGCTGTACGAGCCCCTCAAAGTAAAGGGGGTACCCCTGGAAATCAAGGAACTGGCGCCGGAACAGTTTAGCTTGCCCGAGCGGGAAGGGAAAAGTATTACTACTACCGTACCCTCCCTGCGCCTGGATGCTATAGCTGCGGCAGGTTTTGGCACTTCCCGGACCAGAATAAGCCGGGAGATTTCTGCCGGGAAGATTAAGGTGAACTGGCAGGAGACCACTAAAACCGACCATCTGCTTAAAGAAGGAGATGTTTTATCGGGGCGGGGAAGGGGTCGTGTGCTTGTGCAGGAAATAAGTGGTACAACACATAAAGGGAGGATAAAAGTTACCTTGCAGAGATTTGTCTGA
- a CDS encoding HlyD family efflux transporter periplasmic adaptor subunit — MSNSAEVKPERLRQAQRRKGQLTRRNRVFLILAAIFLVFIASGYVKNIVASLLVEVVPGQPSVLEEVTKAEFVIIRNEAALAAPFTGRLEILRPEGERVAKGTVMCYLVSEDGTSLEKTKRLAFIAPQAGVVSYHIDGYENICNSQIWPQLDIHQLTDLEKRLGAPMSGDAKEKKVIPGGSFFVKVIDNLSPGYLYLETTSDLGRELKTGNSIEIRLEKLDNLLIRGNIMSVAQNGDKLQLLIRIPNLPETYKLRKLQGHIITNKYRGTVLSEHCLVEKEGNLGVFIYARGKVQWKEVTVSGRLNKKVAVEGLSASDLVITTPQLVKEGQVVFFPRRLSL, encoded by the coding sequence TTGAGTAACAGCGCAGAAGTTAAGCCGGAACGTCTTAGACAAGCCCAGCGCAGGAAGGGGCAGCTAACAAGGCGGAACCGTGTGTTTTTGATTTTAGCAGCCATCTTTTTGGTTTTTATTGCCAGCGGCTATGTGAAGAACATTGTCGCATCCTTGCTCGTGGAAGTAGTACCGGGTCAACCCTCGGTCCTGGAAGAGGTCACGAAAGCAGAATTCGTGATTATCAGGAACGAGGCAGCCCTGGCGGCCCCCTTTACAGGGCGTTTAGAAATATTGCGCCCGGAAGGAGAAAGGGTAGCCAAGGGGACAGTTATGTGCTATCTTGTCTCCGAGGACGGGACTTCCCTGGAAAAGACAAAAAGGCTCGCTTTTATAGCGCCCCAAGCTGGAGTTGTATCTTACCATATTGACGGCTATGAGAACATTTGCAATTCACAAATCTGGCCACAACTGGATATCCACCAGTTGACTGATCTGGAAAAAAGATTAGGAGCCCCCATGTCAGGAGATGCTAAAGAAAAGAAGGTTATCCCGGGGGGAAGCTTTTTTGTGAAGGTTATAGATAACCTGAGTCCAGGCTATCTTTACCTGGAAACGACATCTGATCTGGGGCGTGAATTGAAGACCGGTAACAGCATAGAAATACGGCTGGAAAAGCTGGATAACCTGTTGATTCGTGGCAATATTATGTCCGTGGCGCAAAACGGGGATAAGCTGCAATTATTAATCAGAATTCCTAATTTGCCCGAGACTTATAAATTGCGCAAACTTCAAGGTCATATTATTACGAATAAATACCGGGGAACTGTTCTTTCGGAACATTGTTTAGTCGAAAAGGAAGGTAACTTGGGAGTTTTTATCTACGCCCGGGGAAAGGTACAGTGGAAAGAGGTTACAGTCAGCGGGAGGCTCAACAAGAAAGTGGCCGTGGAAGGGCTGTCGGCTTCGGATCTGGTCATTACCACCCCCCAGTTAGTGAAAGAAGGACAGGTGGTCTTCTTTCCACGTCGTCTATCTCTGTAG